In Corynebacterium nuruki S6-4, the following proteins share a genomic window:
- a CDS encoding acyl-CoA dehydrogenase family protein, with the protein MKNFLPRTIFEEEHDMFRETCRDFVNSEIKPNVDKWHEQGFCDRSMYKAAGSLGLFGMTSPEEFGGGGMDDYRFNAILSEELAEADCGSVIVSIQVINDLVIPYLENFANDEQKKKYLAPLCAGDKIGAIAMTEPGAGADLAGIRSTAIKNEDGDFVLNGSKTFISNGIQADFTIVVAITDPAQGRAGVSLLVVEDGMPGYTKTGPLKKVGLKAQDTAELNFENVVVPAENILGEEGAGFGYLRHNLAQERVSIAVGSIATSRRAFDLVYQHSQDRKTFGSRLVDHQAYRWELAKMATEIQSAQSFVDACVAAKVKGELDEVTASMAKYLTTELQIKVVNTALQLHGGYGFMMEYPIATHYLDSRVQPIYGGPNEIMLEIISRRLAKGLK; encoded by the coding sequence ATGAAGAACTTCCTGCCCCGCACCATTTTTGAAGAAGAGCACGACATGTTCCGCGAGACGTGCCGCGACTTCGTCAACTCGGAGATCAAGCCCAACGTCGACAAGTGGCACGAGCAGGGCTTCTGCGACCGCTCCATGTACAAGGCCGCGGGCTCGCTCGGCCTGTTCGGCATGACCTCCCCCGAGGAGTTCGGCGGCGGCGGAATGGACGACTACCGCTTCAACGCGATCCTCTCCGAGGAGCTCGCCGAGGCCGACTGCGGTTCCGTCATCGTCTCGATCCAGGTCATCAACGACCTGGTCATCCCGTACCTCGAGAACTTCGCCAACGACGAGCAGAAGAAGAAGTACCTCGCACCGCTGTGCGCCGGTGACAAGATCGGCGCGATCGCGATGACCGAACCGGGTGCCGGTGCGGACCTGGCGGGTATCCGGTCCACCGCCATCAAGAACGAGGACGGCGACTTCGTCCTCAACGGCTCCAAGACCTTCATCTCCAACGGTATCCAGGCCGACTTCACCATCGTCGTCGCCATCACCGACCCCGCCCAGGGTCGTGCCGGCGTCTCGCTGCTCGTCGTCGAGGACGGCATGCCCGGGTACACCAAGACCGGTCCGCTGAAGAAGGTCGGCCTCAAGGCCCAGGACACCGCCGAGCTCAACTTCGAGAACGTCGTCGTCCCGGCCGAGAACATCCTCGGGGAGGAAGGTGCCGGCTTCGGCTACCTGCGCCACAACCTGGCGCAGGAGCGCGTCTCCATCGCCGTCGGGTCGATCGCCACCTCGCGCCGCGCCTTCGACCTCGTCTACCAGCACTCCCAGGACCGGAAGACCTTCGGCAGCCGCCTCGTCGACCACCAGGCCTACCGGTGGGAGCTGGCGAAGATGGCGACGGAGATCCAGTCCGCGCAGTCCTTCGTCGACGCCTGCGTGGCGGCCAAGGTCAAGGGTGAGCTCGACGAGGTCACCGCCTCCATGGCCAAGTATCTGACCACTGAGCTGCAGATCAAGGTCGTCAACACGGCGCTGCAGCTGCACGGCGGCTACGGGTTCATGATGGAGTACCCGATCGCCACGCACTACCTCGATTCGCGTGTCCAGCCGATCTACGGCGGCCCGAACGAGATCATGCTGGAGATCATCTCCCGTCGTCTCGCCAAGGGTCTGAAGTAA
- a CDS encoding DUF5997 family protein, producing MSAAPSNEMKPLTAAKKLKIYLPAAPEEFRGTPLSHEAFVELQKNPPEWLQTLRREGPHPRAEVARKLGVTITALKNNDMDRPLTTAEIKALLADQPEWLRTARTALAENRGA from the coding sequence ATGAGTGCCGCACCGTCGAATGAGATGAAGCCGCTGACCGCGGCGAAGAAACTGAAAATCTACCTGCCCGCCGCCCCGGAGGAGTTCCGCGGGACGCCGCTGAGCCACGAGGCGTTCGTGGAACTGCAGAAGAATCCCCCGGAGTGGCTGCAGACCCTCCGGCGGGAGGGCCCCCACCCCCGCGCCGAGGTCGCCCGCAAGCTGGGCGTGACCATCACGGCGCTGAAGAACAACGACATGGACCGCCCGCTGACCACCGCCGAGATCAAGGCACTGCTGGCCGATCAGCCGGAGTGGCTGCGGACGGCCCGGACCGCGCTCGCGGAGAACCGCGGCGCGTAG
- a CDS encoding LGFP repeat-containing protein codes for MHPVKKTTFRRPSRTAAMKTAAVFAAGGLVLGAAACSDDDDSGDSGTSTSASSAAGSGASDSADATASGAAGASEGAGASGAAGAAGDVTSADQLPDEVKAAYEQAGGESGELGAFTSFETSGDNSLATFANGVIATSPETGAQPIIGKIAETWVAQGSLENPVGLPTAPEQGDATSGWDQEFQNGTVGWHTDESGTWAATGAGAEGAAGAEGAAETAG; via the coding sequence ATGCATCCCGTGAAGAAGACCACGTTCCGCCGCCCCAGCCGCACCGCCGCCATGAAGACCGCCGCCGTCTTCGCCGCCGGTGGACTCGTCCTGGGCGCCGCGGCCTGCAGCGACGACGACGATTCCGGTGACTCCGGCACCTCGACCTCGGCCAGCTCCGCGGCGGGATCCGGCGCCTCCGACAGTGCCGACGCCACCGCATCCGGGGCCGCCGGCGCTTCCGAGGGGGCAGGCGCCTCAGGTGCCGCCGGCGCCGCCGGTGACGTCACCTCCGCCGACCAGCTGCCCGACGAGGTCAAGGCCGCCTACGAGCAGGCCGGTGGAGAGAGCGGCGAACTCGGCGCCTTCACCTCCTTCGAGACCTCCGGGGACAATTCGCTGGCGACCTTCGCCAACGGCGTCATCGCCACCTCGCCGGAGACCGGAGCCCAGCCGATCATCGGCAAGATCGCCGAGACCTGGGTCGCGCAGGGATCGCTGGAGAACCCGGTCGGCCTGCCGACCGCTCCGGAACAGGGCGACGCGACCTCCGGCTGGGACCAGGAGTTCCAGAACGGCACGGTCGGCTGGCACACCGACGAGTCCGGCACCTGGGCCGCCACCGGTGCCGGTGCGGAAGGTGCAGCAGGCGCAGAAGGCGCAGCAGAAACAGCCGGATAG
- a CDS encoding PhoH family protein, with amino-acid sequence MTDTTTTSPPRPAGAAATDHGQCAAAPVAVRTYVLDTSVLLSDPWAPLKFAEHTVVLPVVVITELEGKRHHPDLGWFARQALNLLEDLRRAGGRLDRGVPVSPDGGVLRVELNHVDDRVLPAGLRLSAGGGNSGNSGDSGDNDRRILACALNLRADGGDVTLVTKDVPLRVKAGVVGLPADEYRAQDVVFTGYDGMSRAEVRSGLIDELYAGGVADGSGITDDLPVHCGVQLVSGSQSTLARVAAGGVLQQVSDREAFGLRGRSARQRIALDLLLDEQVGIVSLGGSAGTGKSALALCAGLEAVLERRTHRRIVVFRPVYAVGGQDLGFLPGDADEKMNPWAQAVYDTLEGIVSDNVLDEIADRELLEVLPLTHIRGRSLNDSFVIVDEAQSLERNVLLTVLSRTGRNSRVVLTHDVAQRDNLRVGRHDGIQAVIEKLKGEPLFAHITLTRSERSAIADLVTDMLEQG; translated from the coding sequence ATGACCGACACCACCACGACCTCACCACCGCGTCCCGCAGGGGCCGCCGCCACCGACCACGGTCAGTGCGCGGCGGCCCCTGTCGCCGTCCGGACCTACGTCCTCGACACCTCCGTCCTGCTGTCCGACCCCTGGGCACCCCTGAAATTCGCCGAACACACCGTCGTACTCCCCGTCGTCGTCATCACCGAACTGGAGGGCAAACGCCATCACCCGGACCTCGGCTGGTTCGCCCGTCAGGCGCTCAACCTCCTCGAGGATCTGCGGCGCGCCGGTGGGAGACTCGACCGTGGCGTCCCGGTCAGTCCGGACGGTGGGGTGCTGCGGGTGGAACTCAACCATGTCGACGACAGGGTCCTGCCCGCCGGCCTGCGGTTGTCGGCGGGCGGCGGCAACAGCGGCAACAGCGGCGACAGTGGCGACAATGACCGCCGGATCCTCGCCTGTGCCCTCAACCTGCGGGCCGACGGCGGCGACGTCACCCTCGTGACGAAGGATGTCCCGTTGCGGGTGAAGGCCGGCGTCGTCGGACTCCCCGCCGACGAATACCGCGCCCAGGACGTCGTGTTCACCGGCTATGACGGCATGTCCCGCGCGGAGGTCCGCTCCGGCCTCATCGACGAGCTCTATGCCGGGGGAGTGGCCGACGGCTCCGGGATCACCGACGATCTCCCGGTCCACTGCGGCGTCCAGCTCGTCTCCGGCAGCCAGAGCACCCTCGCCCGCGTCGCCGCCGGCGGCGTGCTGCAACAGGTTTCCGACCGGGAAGCCTTCGGCCTGCGGGGACGCAGCGCCCGGCAACGCATCGCCCTGGACCTGCTACTCGATGAACAGGTCGGCATCGTCTCCCTCGGCGGCTCCGCCGGCACCGGGAAATCGGCCCTCGCCCTGTGCGCCGGACTCGAGGCGGTGCTGGAGCGGCGGACGCACCGGCGGATCGTCGTCTTCCGGCCGGTGTACGCCGTCGGCGGGCAGGACCTCGGCTTCCTCCCCGGCGACGCCGACGAGAAGATGAACCCCTGGGCCCAGGCGGTGTACGACACCCTCGAGGGGATCGTCAGCGACAACGTCCTGGACGAGATCGCCGACCGTGAGCTGCTCGAGGTGCTGCCGCTGACCCACATCCGCGGCCGCAGCCTCAACGACAGCTTCGTCATCGTCGACGAGGCACAGTCGCTGGAACGCAACGTCCTGCTCACCGTGCTGTCCCGGACGGGCCGGAACTCCCGGGTGGTGCTCACCCACGACGTGGCCCAGCGGGACAATCTCCGGGTCGGCCGCCACGACGGGATCCAGGCGGTCATCGAGAAGCTGAAGGGGGAGCCGCTGTTCGCCCACATCACCCTGACCAGGTCGGAACGGTCCGCCATCGCAGATCTCGTCACTGACATGCTCGAGCAGGGGTGA
- a CDS encoding GNAT family N-acetyltransferase, with product MTFTIRPMREDDYPQVTAIQQAGMDTGHATYETEPVSWEEFTAYRRSGLMFVADEDGTVLGWVTGSWYSHRAVFSGVIEDSVYVSPDATGRGVAGALLDHLIEEATGQGFWAVHAVVFPENAGSMHLHRSRGFKEIGVAHTMAKMTYGPMAGSWRDIVSFEKVLEGGPAHPEYHDRVVNGDGTTDAAAS from the coding sequence ATGACTTTCACCATCCGCCCCATGCGCGAGGATGACTACCCTCAGGTGACGGCGATCCAGCAGGCCGGGATGGACACCGGCCATGCCACCTACGAGACCGAACCGGTGAGCTGGGAGGAGTTCACCGCCTACCGTCGATCCGGTCTCATGTTCGTCGCCGACGAGGACGGTACCGTCCTCGGCTGGGTGACCGGCTCCTGGTACTCCCACCGGGCCGTGTTCAGCGGCGTGATCGAGGACTCGGTCTACGTCTCCCCGGACGCCACCGGCCGCGGCGTGGCCGGTGCGCTGCTCGACCACCTCATCGAGGAGGCCACCGGGCAGGGTTTCTGGGCGGTGCACGCCGTCGTCTTCCCGGAGAACGCCGGTTCGATGCACCTGCACCGCTCCCGCGGCTTCAAGGAGATCGGGGTCGCGCACACCATGGCGAAGATGACCTACGGTCCGATGGCCGGCAGCTGGCGGGACATCGTCAGCTTCGAGAAAGTGCTCGAAGGGGGCCCGGCCCACCCGGAATACCATGACCGTGTCGTCAACGGCGACGGGACGACGGACGCGGCGGCGTCCTG